Part of the Corynebacterium canis genome is shown below.
GCAGATGCTCCACCTGATCCTCACGCAATCCGAGGCGCTTGGCTAGGGCGGGGACTTGGTTTGCCAGGGCATGGTAGCCGTCCGCACCAAGCAGCGGCGTAGATTCGGTGACGGATTCCGGGACCGGCGTCGGGATATCTTCCGCCGCCTTATCGACCACGTCTTTACCAATCACACGGTAGGTGGTGTACTTGCCGCCAGCAACGGATACGAAACCGGGAGCCACGCGGGCAACGGCATGGTTGCGGGAAAGATTCGTGGTGGAATCGGAAGAACCCTCGACCAGGGGACGGAGGCCAGAGAAAACGCCCACGATATCGTCGTACCCGATCGGGCGGCGCACCTTGGCGTTGATGTGCTCCAGGATGTAGTCGATATCTGCGCGTGTCGCGGCGGGCTCCGCCAGGTTCAAAGTCCAGTCGGTGTCGGTGGTTCCGATGATCCAGTAATTGCCCCACGGAATAACAAAGAGCACGGATTTTTCGGTTACAAAGGTGAGCGCGGCGTGGGCCTCAAGGCAGGACTTGGGCACCACGATGTGCACGCCTTTAGACGTATGTACGGTGAATTTGCCCGTCACACCGGCAAGCTTTTCAATTTCGTCATTCCACACGCCAGTGGCATTAATAAATACGGAAGCGCGCACGGTTGTACGGCGACCAGTATCGCTATCAATAATCCCGGCCCCGACGACGCGTTCGCCTTGCTTTTCGAACCCAACGACCTGTGTGGATGTTCGAACGACGGCGCCGAATTCTGCGGCGGTGCGGAGCACGGTCATGGTGTGGCGCGCGTCGTCGACAAGCGTGTCGAAGTAGCGCACGCCGCCGACTAACACGTCATCCTTAAGCCCGGGGGCAATCTTCTTGGTGCCGCGGTGCGAGAGATGTTTCTGCATGGGAACGGTCTTTGCGCCGCCCATCAAGTCATACAACATAAAGCCCGAAGCCATGTACGGACGCTCCCAAACCCGGTGCGTAAGCGGGAAAATGAACCGCAATGGCTTGACTAGGTGAGGGGCCAGCGTCGCCATGGACAACTCGCGTTCCCTTAACGATTCAGCAACGAGGCGGAAGTCGAGCATTGCGAGATATCGCAACCCACCATGGAACATTTTGGACGATCTACTGGATGTGCCAGCGGCGAAATCTCGCGCCTCGATCACGGCGACTTTCAGTCCTCGGGTCGCCGCGTCCAGCGCAGCACCCGCCCCCACGGAACCCCCACCGATGATTACAAGATCGAAATGTTCGGTTTCGAATTGCTGCCACGCTTGTTCGAAATACTCGGCATTGAATGCAGCTTTTGTCACTGTTGCCACGATGCATGCCCTCCTCGGATACAAAAGTTGTATTGATTGGTTTTTGGCAGGGCGCCAATAAGTGTGACAACCCACCCTAACACGATCGATGGTGAGTTGTACCACGAAATTGAGTACCATTGCCTGTATGCCGAGGGATCTCTTTTACACATCAGTCGTTGGACTTGCACGCACAGTCTTCGCCGTTCAAGGCCTAAAACTCACAGTGACTGGGGAAGAGTACGTCCCTAAAACCGGCGGCGCGGTGGTGGTAGCCAATCACACGGGATATCTAGATTTCGCCTTTGTGGGCGTCCCGTTTCGAACACATAAGCGACTGGTCAGGTTTATGGCGAAATCTAATATCTTCGAGCACCGGCTCGTGGGGCCGGTCATGCGCGCCATGCACCATATCCCGGTGGACCGCATCGACGGGCAAGAGTCCTACCAACAGGCCGTGAAGATGCTGCGCGAAGGCGAACTCGTGGGGATTTTCCCGGAATCGACTATCTCTCGGAGCTTTGAAATCAAGGACATTCGCAATGGCGCCGTGCGCATGGCCAAGGAAGCCGGGGTGCCAATTATCCCCGTGATCCTATTCGGCTCTCAGCGAATCTGGACCAAAAACCAACCCAAACACCTCGGCCGCACGCGCACACCCGTTCACATCCGCGTGCTGGAGCCATGGCTACCGCTCGAATCCGCCGACGCGGAAACCGCACGCCTGCGGGACAAAATGAAAGACGGTGTGGCGGATATGTGGGAAGAGTACCAAGCCGCCCACGGCCCCTTTCCCGCAGGCGAATTCTGGGTTCCCGCCCGCTTCGGCGGGGGTGCCCCCACCCTCGCAGAGGCCCAGGCGGAAGACTACATCGTGGAAGAGGAACGCAATCGAATCCGCAAATTACGCGACGATCTCGCCGCCCTCAACGCCCAGCTCAAATCGATCCTGCCGCGCCCCGGCAATTCGGAAGACGACCCGCAAATAATGGCCTGGGTAAAGTCCACATTGGAGGAACTAGCCACGGAGGTAACGCACGGAGTGAGCGACGGAAAAGAGAAGATTGTCGCAATGGCCGAGCAGCTTAAAGCGAACGCCGCACAGCGGAATACGCCGGATCTCGCGCCGATCGCAGCGCAGGCGCGCCTGATCCTATCCCGGCTGCCGCACCGCAAACGCCTAAGCACCTTGCCGCGCGCCATCGTGTGCGATTTGGAAGGCACCCTGATCACCTCAAATGGTGAGGTCTCGCCCGCGACGCTGCAGGCACTCACCCGCGCCCACGATGCGGGCACCGCGATTATTCTGGCAACTGGCTTCGTGCATGTCCCCATCAGTCTCGGCTTCCCCGTACACACCGTCACGTGCGATGGCACCCTAAGCACCCTGGTTTCCGGCGATAGAGAAACCATCAAGGACGCGACGAAGGCGGACGGTGTGGCTTGGGTGCTGGAGTCCTTGGGGATTTCCCCGGCGGATGCGGTTGCTTTCGGCGACGGGATCAACGATATTGAGATGCTGCAGCTCGTGGGCACCGGCATCGCCATGGGCAATGCCCACCCCGAGGTGGTTCGTGCCGCGAAGTGGGCGACCGGCACCAACGACGAAGATGGGATCGCCGAAGTGATTACCCCGGTGCTCCCGCCCGTTGCCGACGCCGAATAGGTGCGACCCAAGGGTTAGAGCTAGCCGCAATGTGTTAAACCCTTGGCGGGTCCCGTCGGGGCCGATATATTTGGTGACACAAACCTTGTAGCGGCAAGCGCCGCAGGAGCCCCGCTGAGCACTTGAAATTGGCTACCCATGGTGGACTATGGCCCAATTGCGTTTATCGCGTCATTTTGATGTGGTCGGTTGTGCGCGAGCCATTGTCACGCTCGGAGTTGAACGGTGTCTACCGATATTTTTTACATCAAAATCCAGAAATCTGTGTAAAAAATATCGCGCCAGCGGCCTCAGCCGGCCCCGAATGATGAAAATTACACAGAATCCGCGTTTCGTGTGTAAAAAACTTCATGTGAAGTGCACAACATATTGCTATAGCCCTACAGGCAGGCCAACATGCACCATCCCGCGCCAAAGCCTAGGCCCGCACCACTAGGCCCGCACCGCAACCTACCAACGGCAAACCCCTACTGGCATTTCACAATCGGCGAGGGATCGTACTTAGTCGTAGTGGTTTGGCGGGAGATTTCGGCGCCGCCCAAATCGCGGATAATGCGCGTGTCGGAGGTTGTGAACCCAGGCGCACCTTCGGAAGGCGAGCATTTCGGCCCGGATACGGTCACGGTGTGCGGGGAGGTTTGCGCCCAGCGCCCACCGGGCACGGATTCAACCTGCACGGTTTTCACGCCCAAAAGCTGCACTGTCACGTTCGAGGAGTCCGCGCTCGCCTTGATCAATACTGGGTGCGGCGAGGTGTTGCGGAACTTCAGGTCGATAGCCCCTTCGAATACGGTTGCTTCGCGCCCCGCCGGGTAGCGGGAAATGTAATAGCTGTGCGGGGTGTGCGCCACGTCTTCCATCCCGGCGAAGTAGGAGGCGTTGTACAGCGTGGTGGCAAACTGACTGATGCCACCACCGACGGCGGTATCGGCGCGCCCGTTCAGGATGATTCCAGATTCCACGAAGCCTTGCGCCGTGCCGCGCGGCCCGGTCCATTCGTTGAGCGAGAACACGTCGCCGGGCGCCACAACCGCGCCGTTGACAATTTCCGCCGTGCGCCGAATGTTCACTCCCGACGCCGCGGAGAACCCACCCGTGGTGAATTCGCCCACCACCTCATCGAAGGTGGCGTTTTCGGCCTGTTCGGTGGTGAAGGTCGCGGGCTCGTCGATATACACGGCGTCGAACTCCCGCTCGCCCTTGGTCAGGATCCGCTTATCCAAATCCTTTAATGCGAGATCCCAGTCCACGCGCACGCCGTCTTCGTGGGGTTCCACGCCACTCGGCGTGATCTTGGCGTTTTTCTTGGGCTTTTCGGATTTCCCAATGCCCTCGGCAAGGATATTCCGGGCCACCTCACCGTTGACCTCGCCGCGAAGGTTTTTGCCGTCGGGAACAAAGGTCACCACTTCGCCCATACGATCGGGGGGAATCACACCCTCGGCGTCGCGCCCGTGCAGCGTAATGGGCCCAGACACGGCCACTTCCGCATCCCCTCCGGCCACTTTCTTTACAATATCGGCGGTGATCGCGGGATCCGTGGTGGGGGTTTTCACCTGCACACCGGCCGGATTCACCCACCCCTCCTTGATCACGCTCAGCAGCTCAGGGGTGGTTTTTTGCCCGATGATGGGGTCGGTCACCTTCACTTTGCCGCCTTCGAGGGCCACCGCGCCGTCGACAGGTTCGCGGGAGAGCTCGTGCGAGAGGCGGTCGGCGGTCACCTTAAACTTCGCCTCATCCACCTTGCTTACCACGGGGACTTCCTGGGTGATCGGGAAGGGATTCAGCCCCCGGGTGCCAGCGGCCGCCACGGTAGCTTTCCAGTCGGGGGCCAGCCCAGCCTCAGCCGGGGCGAAGGTCGCCTTCATATCATTCGCCGTCACTTCAACCTTGGTTGGCGTTTTGGCGGTGAGTAGCCGTTTCTCAGCTTCGCTTGGGGTGAGGCCGCCGATAGTTACGCCCGCAACGGTAGTGCCACGCGGAACGGTCCCGCGAGAAAGGAAAAAATCCACCCCGTAGACGAGGAGGGACAGCGCAAACAGCCCGATAAATAGGCCGAGCACTATCAGTGAGGTCTTCGATGCACGCACGCACCCTACAGTACCGCGTAACCTGAGATGAGATAAAGAACAGTGCTACGCTCGAACCCCTCCAGTTTACCCTATTCGAACCCACGGCCCAGTCCTGTGCAGCATGTTCACTACGGGCTTAGGCGCTGAACATATTCGACACGCCGCGCCTGCGATTCGGCCCGTCACCGCCCAAAAATTAGCCCGTCACCACGCAGAAATTAATGAAAAGATTGTACCCAGGAAGCACAGCGGATAATGTGTTGCATCATAGAAGTAGTTCCTTAAGAATCGCCCAACGCACGAGAAAGGAGAGCGCAGATGGCGTTCGATTCTGACTCGTTGACGCGCCGTTCCCTCGGCCCAGCACTGGCCAGCGCGGTCATCGGGGTGGTGCTCGGCGTGGCCGCCATTGCCGGGATCGCTGAGCTTTCGCAGCCGCATGCCGTCCCGCTGCAGCAGGGTGAAAGCATCAAGGATCCGTTATTGGGCGGTGCGGAATACGGTTCCCGCAAATAATTGGTATGCATCGCGTCGGATGGGCGCTGCTCACGCTCCTGTGCTTTGTGCAATCGCCGGGGTTGACCGCCGCTGATACCAAGCACGATCTCGCCGCGAACCCGGCCCGGTTTCTCGCCGGCGCACTGTCCGCGTGGTCGGACACGTTTCCGCTCGGCCAGGTGCAAAACCAAGCGTACGGCTACCTGTTCCCGCAGGGTTTGTTTTTCCTGCTTACAGACCCACTTCCGGATTGGGTCGCGCAACGCCTGTGGTGGTCGCTCACCCTGTGCATCGGCTGGTCGGGGTTTCTGAAGCTGGCGGAAACGCTGGATACCGGCACACCGCTGGCTCGGGCGTGCGGCGCCGCGGCGTTTGTGCTTTCCCCGCACACGCTGACCACGCTCGGCGCGATCTCTTCGGAAACGTGGCCTTCCATGCTGGCTCCGTGGGTTGTGGTCGGGGTTTTGGGCCGCAACCCGTGGGTGTCCACCCTGGCGGTGGCGTGCATGGGCGCGGTGAACGCGACGGCGACGGTGGCGGCGTGCGTCCCGGCCGCGGTGGTTGCGCTGTGGCAGCGCCGGTTCTGGGTGTGGATCCCATGGGCCCTGGTAAGCATCTGGTGGCTGGTTCCGCTATTTGTGCTCGGGAAATACGCCCCGCCGTTTACGGATTACATAGAAAACGCCGCCGTGACCACTCGCTGGCTGAATCTTACGGAGGTGCTACGCGGCACCACCAGCTGGACGCCGTATGTATCCACGGAGCGCATCGCCGGGCATCAGCTGGTGGTGTCTGCGGAGTGGGCGCTGATCACGTGCGCCGTCGCGGGTTTGGGCATGTTCGGCTTGCGTCGCATTCACCCGGTGTGGCGCACGATGTTTTTGCTGGGGGTGCTGATCCTGGCGGGCAGCGTCCATGCCTCCACATTGTTGGATGGCCCGCTGGTGGCGCTGCGGAATATTCATAAGTTCGATGTGGTGTTGCGGTTGCCGTTGTGCCTAGGCATTGCGGCGTTGCCGTTGGCGGTTCGTTGGGCTACGCGTCGCGACGCCGCGCTTTCCGTGTCCGTGCTGTGCATCGCCGTGTCCCTCGCCCCGGGGTTTCGCCTGCTTCCGGAGGGTTCTTACCCCAGGGTTCCGGAGTATTGGCGGCAGGCCGCCGCGTGGCTTAATCAGAATGCTCAGCACACGCGCACCATGATTCTGCCGTCCGCGCAATTTGCCCGCTTTACCTGGGGCAATACACGCGACGAACCGTTGCAGCCGCTTCTCGACGTCCCGTGGGTGGTGCGCGACGCCATCCCACTCGTTCCACCCGAGGCCATCCGCGGGTTAGACGGCATCGATAGCGTTTCGGATCCTTTTGCCGCCGCCCGCCGGTTGGGCGTGGGCATCGTGGTGATCCGAAAGGATTTGCTAGGCAAGCACGAATTGCCGGATTACCAGGACCACGAGGTGCACGAGTTCGACGAGGTGGACATCGTGGTGCTCGACCGCGACGCCGATATGATGGTCACCGATACCGCCCCCACAAAGGTGGCCGGGGGCGGCGAGATCCTCGCCCTTCTCGATCAAATTGGCGGCTACCAACCCCGCGAACTGGTGTCCGAAAACGCGGAGATCGTCACGGACACCCCCATGCACGTGGAGCGCAATTTCGGCCGCGTCGACGGCAACGTATCCGCGCCGCTACCCAAAGAAGCCCAGGTCCGGGACTACGAATCCGCCGGGCCCCGCACCGTCCTAGAGACCTCCGGGCCAAAGATCACCGCATCATCCGCGGGCGACAGTATCCACCAGCTGGGGTGGGCAGACCCGGCACGGTCGGTGAGCGCGGCCGTCGATAAGCAGGAGAGCACGGCGTGGTTCCCGGTGGGGAAAGGGTGGATCGCGCTGCACGGCGAATTCCGCGACCCCGTGGTGAAATTGCGTGGTACGCGGCGCATGGAAGTGATCGTCAACGGCAAGGCGGAAATCTTGCGCGCCGGCGAAACGGAGCATATCCAGCTGCTCGGCGATATCTCCACGGTGCGTGTAGACGTCGCCTACGGCGGCATCGCGGAGTTCAGCATCGCGGGCGAGGAAACCACCCACCGCGTGGTGGTGCCGGACACCTCCCCCGATGTTCAGCAATTCGTGTTCCAGCGGATTTTTGTCCCCACCGGCATGTTGCTGCGCCGTTTTACCGCCCCGCGCGACATGGAGGTGCGCCTGGAATGCGAATACCCGATCACCCTCGACCGCGCCGAACACGAGTGCGGATCCACGATCCGTTTGCAGCGCGGCAAACACGATTTAGCCACGCACAGCGAGTGGGTAAGCCTGACCACGCCCGGCTTTTCGCCCAGCCCAGGACCGCGGCTATTGGTCACCGGCCGCGCCTTTAACCCCGGCATGCGCGCCTACCTCGGGGACGCTGAACTCACCCCCACGCGTATCGACGCCGCCACCCAAGCGTTCGAACTCCCCCGCGGCGATGCGAGCGACGTGCGCTTCGAGTTTGCGGGCGATAGACCGTACCGTTATGGCCTGATCGGCGGCGGCGTCGCGGCCCTATCGGTGCTTGCGGGGCTTAGGTATCGGCGACGTCCACTCGCACTGCCAACCATACCTTGGCGACATAGTAGCTGGTTATGGGTGTTTTCCGCAGTGGTGTCCGGGGTAGCCGCGGGTCCCGTCGGGGCGGTGTCCGCCGTGGCAGGCTCACTATCCCGCAACCGCTACTTCACGCTCGTAGGTATTGGTATGGCGGGACTCTGGTTGGCGCATGCTCCATGGCCCGAGCTGGGCTACGCCGGTGACCGGGGTTTCCTGGCTTGGGCATGTTGTGTGTCCTTAGGGGCGCTCACCCCGGCTCACCTTCCCGCTTGGAAGTTCCGCTGGCCGCGGCGGCGTTAACGCTTAAGCGGAACAGCGATATCAATATCGTCTTTCCAGCAAGATCGCGTAATTCCCTTTTCTTCGGCCGATTTATATGTCGGGGAAAGACAACTCCAGCCGTCTTCGGTTTCTAGGCTCATCGTGTTACCAGTGCCTTGTGCTGCAGAGATATCTACATAGTGATCCATGACTTTGATTGCGTCCTCACAACTGATATCTCCCGACCAAATCTCAATTTCCTCTCCGTGCCGAGACTTGCCGCACTTGATGGCCTTTGCCTTCATCTGGGTAGTGGGTACCTCGGCCTGGGTGGTGGGGCTAATGGGATAGCTCGGCGGCACCCATTCCACAACACGACTGTCTGTGCTAATCAACCGCTGCGGGCCTGTAATCACGAACCAACCGCCAGCAGCCGAACATCCGAACTCGGACTCTGATGAAGCGACGCAAGTCACGTCACCTAATGTGACTTTTTCACCAGGGTTGAGCTGCGCCTCTGCCGAGCGTATGCCTTCCATAAAATAGTACGAAACACCATCGGCTTGCGCCGTCACCGACGTTGGCCGACCGCTGAATGGCATGGCGGTAATGTCGGGAACATCGGCAGGCGGGGTACCCCCACACATTGCGGTCTGCTCGGTAAGGATACATGTGCCCTCGCTGCCGCCGGTGGAGTATTTGAGCATTGTACTGCCATCAATATCGAATTTTTCGATATCTACCTCGGTGAAACCAGACTTCTTTTGCGAGCTTGCCGTACCAACCGGCTGCGCTTCTTGGCTATCCGTTTCAACTTCAGCGCCACACGCGGTAAGCAAAACCGCCGATGTAACAACGAGAAACCTTCGCACTTTCATCACTGGTCAGTGCACCCCTAACGGAAATAGATATAGACACTTCTTCCTAGCTGTCTAGCACACTATCGCCTCAGGTGAGGGCGGTTATATGAAAGCGCTTTCCTGGCTTAACTCATTTCGGGGCTATCGGCGAAAGATAGTTCACAGCGCGTACCAGATCAGACCGATAGCCGCTGAACCGAACCTCAAGCCGCGGCCGTGGTATTGCAGCGCATCGGTCGGCACCGCCACGCCGAGCCCCGGATCCACCGATGCGGCGGGTTGTACTGCGGCTCGATCAGCGCCGCGCCGTTGGCTGATCCACACCACCGCAACGATCGTGGCTATCGCACCCATCACCGGATGCGTGTAACCCCACGCTAGGTGCACCGCAATCGCGGCGATACAACCATGGATCAGCAATACCACCGATGGCACCACACTGCGGACACCCAATTGTGAAAGATCCGCCGCTCGGTAAAAACCGGCCCCCAAGAT
Proteins encoded:
- a CDS encoding glycerol-3-phosphate dehydrogenase/oxidase, whose translation is MATVTKAAFNAEYFEQAWQQFETEHFDLVIIGGGSVGAGAALDAATRGLKVAVIEARDFAAGTSSRSSKMFHGGLRYLAMLDFRLVAESLRERELSMATLAPHLVKPLRFIFPLTHRVWERPYMASGFMLYDLMGGAKTVPMQKHLSHRGTKKIAPGLKDDVLVGGVRYFDTLVDDARHTMTVLRTAAEFGAVVRTSTQVVGFEKQGERVVGAGIIDSDTGRRTTVRASVFINATGVWNDEIEKLAGVTGKFTVHTSKGVHIVVPKSCLEAHAALTFVTEKSVLFVIPWGNYWIIGTTDTDWTLNLAEPAATRADIDYILEHINAKVRRPIGYDDIVGVFSGLRPLVEGSSDSTTNLSRNHAVARVAPGFVSVAGGKYTTYRVIGKDVVDKAAEDIPTPVPESVTESTPLLGADGYHALANQVPALAKRLGLREDQVEHLLGRYGSLIFEVLEPAQDNPELLQPLPHAEGYLQAEVVYAVTHEGAVHLEDILHRRLRVAMEYAHRGVDCAETVAELVAPLLGWDDAQTAKEIKVFKDRTEAALAAEKQLTDQKANEIATAVGDSRPDIDTSQDRYP
- a CDS encoding HAD hydrolase family protein; this encodes MTGEEYVPKTGGAVVVANHTGYLDFAFVGVPFRTHKRLVRFMAKSNIFEHRLVGPVMRAMHHIPVDRIDGQESYQQAVKMLREGELVGIFPESTISRSFEIKDIRNGAVRMAKEAGVPIIPVILFGSQRIWTKNQPKHLGRTRTPVHIRVLEPWLPLESADAETARLRDKMKDGVADMWEEYQAAHGPFPAGEFWVPARFGGGAPTLAEAQAEDYIVEEERNRIRKLRDDLAALNAQLKSILPRPGNSEDDPQIMAWVKSTLEELATEVTHGVSDGKEKIVAMAEQLKANAAQRNTPDLAPIAAQARLILSRLPHRKRLSTLPRAIVCDLEGTLITSNGEVSPATLQALTRAHDAGTAIILATGFVHVPISLGFPVHTVTCDGTLSTLVSGDRETIKDATKADGVAWVLESLGISPADAVAFGDGINDIEMLQLVGTGIAMGNAHPEVVRAAKWATGTNDEDGIAEVITPVLPPVADAE
- a CDS encoding VanW family protein; this translates as MRASKTSLIVLGLFIGLFALSLLVYGVDFFLSRGTVPRGTTVAGVTIGGLTPSEAEKRLLTAKTPTKVEVTANDMKATFAPAEAGLAPDWKATVAAAGTRGLNPFPITQEVPVVSKVDEAKFKVTADRLSHELSREPVDGAVALEGGKVKVTDPIIGQKTTPELLSVIKEGWVNPAGVQVKTPTTDPAITADIVKKVAGGDAEVAVSGPITLHGRDAEGVIPPDRMGEVVTFVPDGKNLRGEVNGEVARNILAEGIGKSEKPKKNAKITPSGVEPHEDGVRVDWDLALKDLDKRILTKGEREFDAVYIDEPATFTTEQAENATFDEVVGEFTTGGFSAASGVNIRRTAEIVNGAVVAPGDVFSLNEWTGPRGTAQGFVESGIILNGRADTAVGGGISQFATTLYNASYFAGMEDVAHTPHSYYISRYPAGREATVFEGAIDLKFRNTSPHPVLIKASADSSNVTVQLLGVKTVQVESVPGGRWAQTSPHTVTVSGPKCSPSEGAPGFTTSDTRIIRDLGGAEISRQTTTTKYDPSPIVKCQ
- a CDS encoding DUF2613 domain-containing protein, which gives rise to MAFDSDSLTRRSLGPALASAVIGVVLGVAAIAGIAELSQPHAVPLQQGESIKDPLLGGAEYGSRK
- a CDS encoding alpha-(1->3)-arabinofuranosyltransferase domain-containing protein is translated as MHRVGWALLTLLCFVQSPGLTAADTKHDLAANPARFLAGALSAWSDTFPLGQVQNQAYGYLFPQGLFFLLTDPLPDWVAQRLWWSLTLCIGWSGFLKLAETLDTGTPLARACGAAAFVLSPHTLTTLGAISSETWPSMLAPWVVVGVLGRNPWVSTLAVACMGAVNATATVAACVPAAVVALWQRRFWVWIPWALVSIWWLVPLFVLGKYAPPFTDYIENAAVTTRWLNLTEVLRGTTSWTPYVSTERIAGHQLVVSAEWALITCAVAGLGMFGLRRIHPVWRTMFLLGVLILAGSVHASTLLDGPLVALRNIHKFDVVLRLPLCLGIAALPLAVRWATRRDAALSVSVLCIAVSLAPGFRLLPEGSYPRVPEYWRQAAAWLNQNAQHTRTMILPSAQFARFTWGNTRDEPLQPLLDVPWVVRDAIPLVPPEAIRGLDGIDSVSDPFAAARRLGVGIVVIRKDLLGKHELPDYQDHEVHEFDEVDIVVLDRDADMMVTDTAPTKVAGGGEILALLDQIGGYQPRELVSENAEIVTDTPMHVERNFGRVDGNVSAPLPKEAQVRDYESAGPRTVLETSGPKITASSAGDSIHQLGWADPARSVSAAVDKQESTAWFPVGKGWIALHGEFRDPVVKLRGTRRMEVIVNGKAEILRAGETEHIQLLGDISTVRVDVAYGGIAEFSIAGEETTHRVVVPDTSPDVQQFVFQRIFVPTGMLLRRFTAPRDMEVRLECEYPITLDRAEHECGSTIRLQRGKHDLATHSEWVSLTTPGFSPSPGPRLLVTGRAFNPGMRAYLGDAELTPTRIDAATQAFELPRGDASDVRFEFAGDRPYRYGLIGGGVAALSVLAGLRYRRRPLALPTIPWRHSSWLWVFSAVVSGVAAGPVGAVSAVAGSLSRNRYFTLVGIGMAGLWLAHAPWPELGYAGDRGFLAWACCVSLGALTPAHLPAWKFRWPRRR